The Metabacillus schmidteae genome includes a region encoding these proteins:
- a CDS encoding SGNH/GDSL hydrolase family protein: MKNLLCGAIVTVSAGVIIAGNIHWNQKISAHAGQIVKRDTSVIVQEVVEVEPEPEPIKEKTPQQTEQEKKEQELAEYTRNLPPELQNKIINASQNGKTLTIAIYGSESSSNEKGAWPNLLKQQLAKTYGEKLFNIKVLSEGDKTTVDVIRSNSYEKVNELKPDVIIFEPFMISDNSGKISMKNRIGYLQKILSSWKKENEQVTVLLQPSNPIYSATYFPTQVEEIKNFAKKNNITYIDHWENWPDEKNNKLKQYLTPSNQPNPSGHKLWAEHLGEYFGAGTEGQVP, from the coding sequence ATGAAGAATCTACTATGTGGTGCGATCGTAACAGTTAGTGCAGGAGTGATCATTGCTGGAAATATTCATTGGAATCAAAAAATATCAGCTCATGCCGGGCAAATTGTCAAACGAGATACTTCTGTGATAGTCCAGGAAGTAGTTGAAGTAGAACCAGAACCAGAGCCAATAAAAGAAAAAACACCTCAACAAACTGAACAGGAGAAAAAAGAACAAGAGCTTGCGGAATACACCAGGAACCTGCCTCCAGAACTCCAAAACAAAATCATCAACGCTTCTCAAAATGGTAAAACATTAACTATAGCGATCTATGGATCAGAAAGCTCTTCAAATGAAAAAGGAGCCTGGCCGAATCTACTCAAACAGCAGTTAGCGAAAACCTACGGAGAAAAGCTCTTCAATATAAAGGTATTGTCAGAAGGAGACAAAACAACTGTCGATGTTATCAGATCAAATTCGTATGAAAAAGTAAATGAGTTAAAACCAGACGTTATTATATTTGAACCCTTTATGATCAGTGATAACAGTGGGAAAATTTCCATGAAAAACCGCATCGGATATCTTCAAAAAATCTTATCTTCATGGAAAAAAGAGAATGAACAGGTAACGGTTCTTCTCCAACCCTCAAACCCGATCTATAGCGCAACCTATTTTCCAACACAGGTAGAGGAAATCAAAAACTTCGCTAAGAAAAACAACATCACCTACATAGACCACTGGGAAAACTGGCCAGACGAAAAAAACAACAAACTAAAACAATACCTAACCCCATCAAACCAACCAAACCCATCCGGCCACAAACTATGGGCCGAACACCTGGGTGAATACTTTGGAGCTGGGACAGAGGGACAGGTTCCTTGA
- a CDS encoding sigma-54-dependent transcriptional regulator, which translates to MRIKTLVIAPYPAMTHLIEDCRQEEQQLDLYMRVANLQEAVPVAKEAEDQGFDVIISRGGTSKLIEDEVNIPVIDIHVSGYDMLRVLTLANDFPGKKAIVGFSNITLGAKAITDLLEIGIDVFTVESASEVDGLVEKLKQEGYELIMGDVITMDAATKHNLEGILIQSGREAIFEAFQKAKSIYRLHQRQQQEISLLRSLLEEASLNMIVLSGDGSVIYQHWTDFNECPLPINKLKEYIKEKNNIRTDVNILNINEQQIVKQSVKKKVIEAQEYYLFQFSETINPDANLQGISVETISQQPMIISNSQVMKRCVQLIDHNLNNEQWLLLGAEGAGKKLISQYIHYRKNNGQGLYASVAAENLLSLQHKLDPDVRTLYINEVEALTAKEMKKLTTTIKHLRTETLTIILALTKEEEIPHSLIYDNDLVRVQIPSLKDRKDDIRPLTTYFIAAFHGQIGTSVIKMKEDALQLLEDYSWPGNVAQLRSILHSAVLEEKGYVLGKKLLQQHIEEQKEEQVTVGKEFLTGTLADIEKRIIEHIMEEENHNQTKVAERLGMNRSTLWRKLKQ; encoded by the coding sequence ATGAGAATCAAAACGTTAGTTATTGCCCCTTATCCAGCGATGACTCACTTAATAGAAGACTGTCGGCAGGAGGAGCAGCAGCTTGATCTATATATGAGGGTAGCAAATCTTCAGGAGGCCGTTCCGGTTGCAAAGGAAGCGGAGGATCAAGGCTTTGATGTGATCATCAGCCGTGGTGGAACATCTAAATTAATTGAAGATGAGGTAAATATTCCGGTCATCGATATCCATGTGTCAGGATATGACATGCTTAGAGTGCTGACACTTGCGAATGATTTTCCAGGCAAAAAAGCGATTGTCGGCTTCTCGAATATTACATTAGGTGCAAAGGCGATTACGGACTTGCTTGAGATCGGGATTGATGTGTTCACTGTTGAAAGCGCGAGTGAGGTCGATGGACTTGTCGAAAAACTCAAGCAAGAGGGCTATGAACTTATCATGGGTGATGTTATTACAATGGATGCCGCAACAAAGCATAATTTGGAAGGAATTCTCATACAGTCTGGGCGGGAAGCAATTTTTGAGGCTTTTCAAAAGGCAAAGTCCATCTATCGCCTTCATCAAAGACAGCAGCAGGAGATTTCCTTACTGCGCTCCCTTTTAGAGGAAGCTTCATTAAACATGATTGTCCTATCAGGGGATGGGAGCGTGATCTATCAGCATTGGACGGATTTTAATGAGTGCCCGCTTCCGATAAACAAACTCAAGGAATACATCAAGGAAAAAAACAATATACGTACTGATGTTAATATCCTTAACATAAATGAGCAACAGATTGTAAAGCAATCTGTAAAAAAGAAAGTAATAGAAGCTCAGGAATATTATTTATTCCAATTCTCTGAGACCATCAATCCTGATGCCAATCTACAGGGTATTTCTGTTGAAACTATTTCACAACAGCCTATGATTATTTCAAACAGTCAGGTGATGAAAAGATGTGTTCAGTTAATTGATCACAACTTAAACAATGAACAATGGCTCCTGCTTGGTGCTGAAGGAGCGGGGAAGAAGCTTATTTCTCAGTATATTCATTATCGGAAAAATAATGGACAAGGTCTCTATGCAAGTGTAGCAGCAGAAAATTTGTTATCACTTCAACATAAATTGGATCCTGATGTGAGAACTCTTTATATAAACGAGGTAGAAGCTTTAACAGCAAAAGAGATGAAAAAGCTGACGACTACTATAAAGCATTTGAGAACAGAAACTCTTACGATTATTTTGGCTCTTACAAAGGAAGAAGAAATTCCTCATTCACTGATCTATGACAATGATCTAGTTCGAGTTCAAATTCCTTCATTAAAAGACCGAAAAGATGATATTAGACCGTTAACCACCTATTTTATCGCGGCTTTTCACGGTCAAATTGGTACATCTGTTATTAAAATGAAAGAAGATGCGCTTCAGCTGTTAGAGGATTATTCATGGCCGGGAAATGTTGCACAACTTCGATCGATTCTTCACTCAGCTGTTTTAGAGGAAAAAGGATATGTTCTTGGCAAAAAACTGCTTCAGCAGCATATTGAAGAGCAAAAAGAAGAACAGGTGACAGTGGGTAAGGAGTTTCTTACCGGAACACTTGCTGACATAGAAAAAAGAATTATTGAGCATATTATGGAAGAAGAGAATCATAATCAAACGAAAGTTGCAGAGCGGTTAGGAATGAATCGCTCGACTTTATGGCGCAAGCTGAAACAATAA
- a CDS encoding 2-keto-3-deoxygluconate permease: MKIKATLDRIPGGMMVVPLLIAALINTFFPDLLRIGNFTQALFVDGASTLIALFLLCTGAQINVKSFGVSVGKGATLLATKWAVGAVFGLIAYLLAGDNGLWLGLAPIAVIAAMTNSNGGLFVALVGQYGSKEDRAAYSLLALNDGPFLTMIALSIFGAMGFVDGMFSITSFISVLLPIAVGMVLGNLDENMRTFLDKGSSMLIPFFAFALGMGIDFGAILEGGLAGIILGLLTVFVTGSAGYFVFKALKWNPIVGAAEGSTAGNAVATPAAIAAANASFASVVDIATVQVAASTVTTAILLPIYVGFLVKRLEKKGYKFEQEDVQEEANV, from the coding sequence ATGAAGATAAAAGCAACTTTAGATCGAATTCCTGGTGGTATGATGGTTGTACCGTTGCTAATTGCAGCATTAATAAATACATTTTTCCCGGACTTATTACGAATTGGTAACTTTACTCAAGCGCTGTTTGTAGACGGTGCCAGCACATTGATAGCGCTTTTCCTATTATGTACAGGTGCACAAATTAACGTGAAATCTTTTGGTGTGTCAGTTGGTAAAGGGGCAACTCTTTTAGCGACTAAATGGGCAGTAGGTGCTGTGTTTGGATTAATCGCTTACTTGCTTGCTGGTGACAATGGCTTATGGTTAGGTTTAGCACCGATCGCGGTTATCGCAGCCATGACAAATAGTAATGGCGGATTATTCGTCGCGTTAGTTGGTCAATACGGAAGCAAAGAAGATCGTGCAGCGTATTCACTTTTAGCACTTAATGATGGTCCTTTCTTAACAATGATTGCGCTATCTATTTTCGGAGCAATGGGCTTTGTTGATGGAATGTTCTCAATAACTTCATTTATTTCTGTATTATTACCAATTGCTGTTGGTATGGTTTTAGGTAACCTTGATGAAAACATGCGTACGTTCTTAGATAAAGGAAGCTCAATGTTAATTCCATTCTTTGCATTCGCATTAGGTATGGGAATTGATTTTGGAGCGATTCTTGAAGGTGGATTAGCAGGAATTATCCTTGGATTATTAACGGTATTTGTAACAGGTTCTGCGGGTTATTTCGTATTTAAAGCATTAAAATGGAATCCGATCGTCGGAGCTGCGGAAGGTTCAACGGCAGGAAACGCTGTAGCAACACCGGCTGCGATTGCAGCAGCGAATGCAAGCTTTGCATCAGTTGTAGATATTGCCACTGTACAGGTAGCGGCATCAACAGTAACAACAGCAATCCTTCTCCCAATCTATGTTGGGTTCTTAGTGAAACGATTAGAGAAAAAAGGCTATAAATTTGAACAAGAAGACGTACAAGAAGAAGCAAACGTCTAA
- a CDS encoding four-carbon acid sugar kinase family protein — translation MEKRIGIISDDLTGANDSGVQLAKKHLSSTVVFDYETSTLATKPDVLIVDTDSRAKKEEEAYKAAYQAALFLQKEGYQHVYKKVDSTLRGNIAAELSAVEQVYQPEVVVIAPAFPKMNRRTIEGNHYVNGVLITDTEFSKDPKTPVTEAFIPELLKQYQERGIALVDKRLLGQSVEGINQIITTIINQGVKWFVCDSETEEDLQKICSIFSSLNKKTVWAGSAGLIEYLPEALQLTHSNEENQEEIKIEKTLIVSGSLSQVTREQLCKIESLQNSFFIEVDPTTLVKNTFKLDDYIGQLSQNSKYEHYVLYVEASEENRVSAKEAGEELGLTLTEVSEVISRGLGQISKGLLENCTSIQGLVLTGGDTAKAVCSELTISEMELYSEVEPGLPFGRLRSEDRSYWAVTKAGGFGHEQSLVNVVEYMANKRRVRA, via the coding sequence GTGGAGAAAAGAATTGGCATAATATCTGATGACTTAACAGGTGCAAACGATTCAGGAGTACAATTAGCGAAAAAACACTTGTCTTCAACGGTTGTGTTTGATTATGAAACATCTACATTAGCGACAAAGCCTGATGTGTTAATCGTTGATACAGATAGCCGGGCAAAGAAGGAAGAAGAGGCGTATAAAGCAGCCTATCAAGCTGCTTTATTCCTTCAAAAGGAAGGCTATCAACATGTATATAAAAAGGTTGACTCAACATTAAGAGGAAATATTGCAGCTGAATTATCAGCTGTTGAACAGGTGTATCAGCCGGAAGTTGTGGTTATTGCACCGGCATTTCCAAAAATGAATCGTCGAACAATTGAAGGCAATCATTATGTAAATGGTGTATTAATCACCGATACGGAGTTTTCAAAGGATCCGAAAACACCGGTTACAGAAGCGTTTATTCCGGAATTATTAAAGCAATACCAAGAGCGGGGAATTGCTTTAGTTGATAAACGTCTGCTGGGACAATCTGTAGAAGGAATAAACCAAATCATTACAACTATCATCAATCAAGGGGTAAAATGGTTTGTATGTGATAGTGAAACAGAAGAAGATTTACAAAAAATTTGCAGCATTTTTTCAAGCCTGAACAAGAAAACAGTCTGGGCCGGTTCAGCCGGGTTAATTGAATACTTGCCAGAAGCACTACAATTAACACATTCTAATGAAGAAAATCAGGAAGAAATTAAAATTGAAAAGACATTAATTGTGTCAGGTAGCTTATCTCAAGTAACGAGAGAACAGCTTTGCAAGATAGAATCTCTGCAAAATTCGTTCTTTATCGAAGTAGATCCTACGACTTTAGTAAAAAATACGTTTAAGTTAGACGATTATATTGGTCAACTAAGCCAAAATTCAAAATATGAACATTATGTTTTATACGTAGAGGCTTCTGAGGAAAACCGTGTTTCTGCGAAAGAGGCAGGAGAAGAACTGGGTTTAACCTTAACAGAGGTAAGTGAAGTTATATCAAGAGGACTGGGACAGATTTCGAAAGGTCTCTTAGAAAATTGCACCTCTATTCAAGGTTTAGTCCTTACGGGTGGAGATACAGCAAAGGCAGTTTGTTCGGAATTAACGATTTCGGAAATGGAGCTTTACTCTGAGGTGGAACCGGGACTTCCATTCGGTCGATTACGTAGTGAAGACCGCAGCTATTGGGCTGTGACAAAAGCTGGTGGATTTGGACATGAACAATCATTAGTCAATGTAGTTGAATACATGGCAAACAAAAGAAGGGTGAGAGCATGA
- the pdxA gene encoding 4-hydroxythreonine-4-phosphate dehydrogenase PdxA, with protein MSQVKPIVGITMGDAAGVGPEIILKSLAKEEMYKISRPLVIGDSKILERAKSFVNSELIIESVTADLIEDLPYNFGTVYCLDLNLLDANLPVGQVSPEAGHAAFEYLAKAIELAKENKINAICTAPLNKEALHKGGHKYPGHTEILADLTGTEDFSMMLSAPNLKVIHVTTHVGIIDAVKMINPERVYHVIKLAHDTLKKSGIESPKIAVCGINPHAGENGLFGYGEEDEKVVPGVEKAQGEGINVVGPLPADTLFFRTVRGDFDVVVAMYHDQGHGPVKVLGLDAGVNITVGLPIIRTSVDHGTAFDIAGTGIADEKSLMEALRQAVEFAG; from the coding sequence ATGAGTCAAGTAAAACCAATCGTTGGAATCACAATGGGTGACGCAGCAGGCGTTGGCCCGGAAATTATTTTAAAAAGCTTAGCAAAAGAAGAAATGTATAAAATTAGCCGTCCGTTAGTTATCGGTGACAGCAAAATACTAGAAAGAGCAAAGAGTTTTGTGAACAGTGAGTTAATCATTGAATCTGTAACAGCTGATCTTATTGAAGACTTACCGTATAACTTCGGTACAGTTTATTGCTTGGATTTAAATCTATTAGATGCAAATCTGCCGGTTGGTCAAGTGTCACCAGAAGCAGGTCATGCTGCATTTGAATATTTAGCAAAAGCAATCGAATTAGCGAAAGAAAATAAAATCAATGCTATTTGTACAGCGCCATTAAACAAGGAAGCCTTACACAAAGGCGGTCATAAATACCCTGGTCATACTGAGATTCTTGCAGATTTAACAGGTACGGAAGACTTCTCTATGATGCTGTCAGCACCGAATTTAAAGGTTATTCACGTAACAACACATGTTGGAATCATCGATGCAGTGAAAATGATTAATCCAGAGCGTGTATACCATGTCATCAAGCTTGCGCACGATACGCTGAAAAAATCAGGTATTGAGTCTCCGAAAATCGCAGTATGCGGAATCAACCCGCACGCTGGGGAAAATGGTTTATTCGGTTATGGTGAAGAAGATGAAAAAGTTGTTCCGGGTGTAGAAAAGGCACAAGGTGAAGGAATCAATGTAGTAGGTCCGTTACCTGCAGACACATTATTCTTCCGTACCGTTCGTGGAGACTTCGACGTCGTTGTCGCCATGTACCACGACCAAGGACACGGACCAGTTAAAGTACTAGGCTTAGACGCAGGTGTCAACATCACAGTCGGCCTGCCAATCATCCGCACAAGCGTCGACCACGGCACAGCCTTCGACATCGCTGGTACAGGAATTGCAGACGAAAAAAGCCTAATGGAAGCCCTCCGCCAAGCTGTCGAATTTGCTGGATAG
- a CDS encoding efflux RND transporter periplasmic adaptor subunit yields the protein MKKWFIFSLIFFCISFITLNSYLIWKKDSKAEHTVYVDDWTRVQERNVIKTLDTKGILMPQEEYKVYFDDKDKEFLRFLVNEGDIVTAGTPLLEYATPELDQLRATLETEISQAEGELSSIDEYISKLLDYQASISSSDSSYAFDSMFTFEEDLSFTENNTEDTSNDMIISQIEQEIYKQELEKSKLEDKIFNYETQISLINEKSDSAMIISEGDGIVKEVNDQLGNPVVTVASTTLSIKGTLTEEQLKKVQVDMPFHATVSGEKAKLKGTIFDIHSYPENEPEIEKKNVYPYEGILAEQVETLPIGATADVKVTLDQALKVPTVPRKAIVKKDETSFLYFLDKDGMVARKAVKTGLSSGDLQEINEGTEIGQVVMTSNHSHDNSMFVTTMKPTYLKKSAFKNLSTKEKWESFLIGLAER from the coding sequence TTGAAAAAATGGTTTATTTTCTCGCTCATCTTCTTTTGTATTAGTTTTATTACACTAAACAGCTATTTAATATGGAAAAAAGATAGTAAAGCAGAGCACACCGTGTATGTTGACGATTGGACAAGGGTTCAGGAGCGAAATGTCATAAAAACTCTTGATACAAAGGGAATTTTAATGCCGCAGGAGGAATATAAGGTTTATTTTGATGATAAAGATAAAGAGTTTCTGCGTTTTTTGGTTAACGAAGGTGATATCGTGACAGCCGGTACTCCACTTCTTGAGTATGCGACACCTGAGCTTGATCAGTTAAGAGCAACCTTGGAGACGGAAATCAGCCAGGCAGAAGGAGAGTTAAGCAGTATTGATGAATATATCTCTAAACTACTGGACTATCAGGCTTCCATTTCTTCTTCGGACTCTAGTTATGCTTTTGATTCCATGTTTACCTTTGAAGAGGACTTGAGTTTTACTGAAAATAATACAGAAGACACTTCAAATGACATGATTATCAGTCAAATTGAACAGGAAATCTATAAGCAGGAACTTGAAAAAAGTAAGCTTGAAGATAAAATATTCAACTATGAAACTCAAATCAGTCTCATAAATGAGAAAAGTGATTCAGCTATGATCATTAGTGAAGGCGACGGCATTGTCAAAGAAGTAAATGATCAGCTAGGAAACCCCGTTGTAACGGTTGCCTCAACTACGTTATCGATCAAAGGAACATTAACAGAAGAGCAATTAAAAAAGGTGCAGGTGGATATGCCGTTTCACGCAACAGTTTCAGGAGAAAAAGCAAAGCTAAAAGGAACCATATTTGACATTCATTCTTATCCCGAAAATGAACCGGAGATAGAAAAAAAGAATGTCTATCCGTATGAAGGAATTCTAGCAGAACAAGTAGAAACACTCCCTATCGGGGCTACAGCTGACGTAAAGGTAACACTGGATCAAGCATTAAAGGTTCCAACAGTTCCGAGGAAGGCCATAGTAAAGAAGGATGAAACATCATTTCTTTATTTCTTAGATAAGGACGGGATGGTTGCTAGGAAGGCAGTAAAAACCGGACTAAGCTCCGGCGATCTACAGGAAATTAATGAAGGAACAGAAATCGGACAGGTTGTTATGACTTCAAACCACTCTCATGATAACAGCATGTTTGTCACAACAATGAAGCCTACATACCTAAAAAAATCAGCATTCAAAAACCTCTCAACCAAAGAAAAATGGGAATCATTTTTAATTGGTCTTGCGGAAAGATAA
- a CDS encoding O-antigen ligase family protein — MTKLKIVLKKEFLKKHLLEIGVILCFVLPPVGILWLMLIGWNQLKNAVDLKAAFYLNATTFFFVCLAIATLGATFTEDKEAYMLIFAMILGYLGLYLYIKERVTMSLIRRFKWIMIIGGVYLVIFGSVMRHFQVTDMLIGGITGTLYIGPLPDSVADGRLFGTAYNPNFASFLLLLILSFLLADQLKRQHHKQMIWNYVLITIMMFGIFQTGSRSGIGVMFLVLIIFMLRLSARIGMAAAAIPFIFHKQIADILPRFKLFNEAFLERKEIWETSLKIWEKYPFFGTTPLGYRRAYDQFTQPEPHAHNIILGFFTEYGTIGGLAFIFLVMTFMLKLCCLFFINAKNKTLLNFFLLSLPVIFFSGIFDHPLVSPQTALLAIIILACFDRYTGNVPLLQKAVLYVNYKVAKVIY, encoded by the coding sequence ATGACAAAATTGAAAATAGTGTTAAAAAAAGAATTTCTAAAAAAACATCTACTTGAAATAGGGGTTATATTATGTTTTGTATTGCCGCCGGTAGGAATCTTGTGGTTAATGTTGATTGGCTGGAATCAATTAAAAAATGCGGTTGATTTAAAGGCTGCATTTTATCTTAATGCAACCACCTTCTTTTTTGTTTGCTTAGCTATAGCGACGTTGGGAGCAACTTTTACTGAGGATAAAGAAGCATACATGCTCATTTTTGCGATGATCTTAGGTTATTTAGGGCTTTATTTGTATATAAAGGAACGCGTCACAATGTCTCTTATTCGCCGATTTAAGTGGATCATGATTATTGGTGGAGTGTATTTAGTGATTTTCGGTAGTGTTATGAGACATTTTCAAGTAACGGATATGCTTATTGGAGGGATAACAGGTACCCTATACATTGGCCCGTTACCTGATTCTGTAGCTGATGGCAGATTGTTTGGAACTGCATATAATCCAAATTTTGCAAGTTTTCTTTTATTACTTATTCTTTCATTTTTATTAGCAGATCAATTAAAAAGACAGCATCATAAACAGATGATTTGGAATTATGTTCTTATTACCATCATGATGTTTGGTATTTTTCAGACAGGCTCACGTTCAGGTATTGGTGTCATGTTCCTTGTCCTGATCATTTTTATGTTGAGGCTTTCAGCAAGAATTGGAATGGCAGCAGCTGCTATACCATTCATATTTCATAAACAGATTGCTGATATACTTCCGAGATTTAAATTATTTAATGAGGCATTTCTTGAAAGGAAAGAGATATGGGAGACGAGTCTTAAGATATGGGAGAAGTATCCTTTTTTTGGAACAACACCATTAGGTTATCGCCGAGCCTATGATCAATTTACACAACCTGAGCCACATGCACACAATATCATATTAGGGTTTTTTACTGAATATGGAACAATAGGTGGATTGGCATTTATCTTCCTTGTGATGACCTTTATGCTGAAGCTTTGTTGCTTATTCTTTATCAATGCCAAAAATAAGACTTTGCTCAATTTCTTCCTTTTATCACTGCCTGTTATCTTTTTCTCAGGAATCTTTGACCATCCGCTTGTCTCACCTCAGACAGCATTACTGGCAATTATCATTTTAGCATGCTTCGATCGATACACAGGAAACGTACCCTTATTGCAAAAAGCAGTCCTATATGTAAACTATAAGGTTGCAAAAGTGATATATTGA
- a CDS encoding LacI family DNA-binding transcriptional regulator: MSKLTMKEIAKLANVSQSTVSRVINGNTGVNEDAMKRVLQVIEEVGYVPNKAAQTLKKSESKIIGLCLTETYNPYFVELIDALESEARKNGYSILLHNSKHNPITEWESIQNFIARQVDGMILVPTGDYNIQRISKLAIPSVVMTQNRKPLDSVGLDHVKAGKIVGEKFIHAGHKTFGFIGTVPDDKFLGFKSALYENGFEFKQKNYIQLQETSTNNFLMRRDIENYLNSYESLDFTCLFTTNDIMALEFMKAAKERNIRIPEEISVVGFDDTYLAKIMGISSIHQPIEEMVKTTIEILLNRMENEVSAETVQIKLNPTLIERGSS, translated from the coding sequence ATGAGTAAGCTTACGATGAAAGAAATCGCCAAACTTGCAAACGTTTCCCAATCGACTGTATCACGAGTGATAAACGGAAATACCGGCGTAAATGAGGATGCCATGAAACGAGTTCTTCAGGTGATTGAAGAAGTTGGCTATGTACCAAACAAAGCTGCACAAACCCTTAAAAAGAGCGAATCAAAAATCATCGGGTTATGCTTAACAGAAACGTATAACCCCTATTTTGTAGAGTTAATCGATGCACTTGAATCTGAAGCCAGAAAGAACGGCTACAGTATTCTACTACACAACTCCAAGCATAATCCAATAACTGAATGGGAAAGTATTCAAAACTTTATTGCCCGTCAGGTAGATGGCATGATCCTTGTCCCTACTGGTGATTACAATATTCAACGGATCAGTAAACTGGCCATCCCTTCTGTTGTGATGACCCAAAACCGCAAGCCACTTGATAGCGTGGGCCTGGACCATGTGAAAGCAGGAAAAATTGTCGGGGAGAAATTCATTCATGCCGGCCACAAAACCTTTGGATTTATCGGTACGGTTCCTGACGATAAATTTCTTGGCTTTAAAAGCGCCTTATACGAAAACGGTTTCGAGTTCAAACAGAAAAACTATATTCAGCTTCAAGAAACCTCAACAAACAACTTTTTAATGAGACGTGATATTGAAAACTATTTAAACTCTTATGAATCACTTGACTTCACCTGTCTTTTCACAACCAACGATATTATGGCCCTTGAATTTATGAAGGCAGCAAAAGAAAGAAACATTCGAATCCCCGAGGAAATCAGTGTAGTCGGATTTGACGACACATACCTAGCAAAAATCATGGGAATCTCAAGTATTCATCAACCCATAGAAGAAATGGTAAAAACAACCATCGAAATCTTACTAAACCGCATGGAAAATGAAGTCTCAGCAGAAACAGTACAAATCAAACTCAACCCAACATTAATCGAGCGGGGAAGTTCTTGA
- a CDS encoding ABC transporter substrate-binding protein, with protein sequence MKKLMLFVSILVLSLSLVACSSNGASSSDDKIVIWTQAAADHPEGKMFADRVKSYNEEHPDKPQVEIQNITRAGAGSGYIDKLNAAITANDMPDIFTLDGPDIAAYVDSGLLGELDGYMSEGFKEGFTKAIIDQGTVDGKFYGMGYSDSGVAIMYNEDMINALPEDVKALVPASDQDWTWDQFIELSRKIDEFAKTTNDPAFKGYESAVSLLLPDITAGAYETGTYYFTPLLWGNDANIVGEDGVTVDGVLNSDKSVEALTKYAQLFAEPQLASANESEKAFHSGKAALSVSGFWYVSELTSNYPNLKFKTVRYPKMSEDYDGLYTPSGSWAFVRNGQEEDEERIKQVVEVMEWLNNDEASEEYYHANGSIPTRVNSIDVIDTNTDNPYHNEAWSVLKYQVENTNKSRPVSPGYPYLSETFAKDVILKIGQNKATDEATIKQYLDDAVKKIDLEFEKYQK encoded by the coding sequence ATGAAAAAATTAATGTTGTTTGTTTCAATCTTAGTTTTATCTCTTTCGTTAGTTGCGTGCAGCTCAAATGGTGCTAGTAGCAGTGATGACAAAATTGTGATTTGGACACAAGCTGCTGCTGATCATCCGGAAGGAAAAATGTTTGCTGACCGAGTAAAAAGTTATAACGAAGAACATCCTGACAAGCCTCAAGTTGAAATTCAAAATATAACACGTGCCGGTGCGGGATCAGGCTATATAGATAAATTAAACGCAGCCATCACAGCTAATGATATGCCGGACATTTTCACACTAGATGGACCAGATATTGCAGCATATGTAGATTCCGGTCTACTTGGAGAGCTTGATGGATATATGAGTGAAGGTTTCAAAGAAGGATTTACAAAGGCAATTATTGATCAAGGTACCGTTGATGGGAAGTTTTATGGAATGGGTTATTCTGATTCAGGTGTTGCCATTATGTATAACGAAGATATGATCAATGCCCTTCCTGAAGATGTAAAAGCATTAGTTCCAGCATCAGATCAAGATTGGACCTGGGACCAATTTATAGAGCTGTCAAGAAAAATTGATGAGTTTGCAAAAACAACAAATGATCCGGCATTTAAAGGATACGAAAGTGCAGTAAGCTTACTATTACCTGATATTACAGCAGGTGCTTATGAAACAGGAACGTACTATTTCACACCTCTTCTTTGGGGAAATGATGCAAATATAGTTGGTGAAGATGGAGTCACAGTTGACGGTGTGTTAAACAGTGATAAAAGTGTTGAAGCATTAACGAAATATGCACAATTATTCGCAGAGCCGCAGCTTGCAAGTGCAAACGAGTCTGAAAAAGCCTTTCATTCAGGTAAGGCAGCATTATCTGTAAGTGGTTTCTGGTATGTGAGTGAATTAACAAGTAACTATCCAAACCTCAAATTCAAAACAGTACGTTATCCGAAAATGAGTGAAGACTATGATGGCTTATACACTCCATCAGGAAGCTGGGCGTTTGTGCGCAATGGACAAGAGGAAGATGAAGAGCGCATTAAGCAGGTAGTGGAAGTGATGGAATGGCTAAACAATGACGAAGCATCTGAAGAATATTATCATGCGAACGGATCGATCCCAACACGTGTAAATTCTATAGATGTCATCGATACGAATACGGACAATCCATATCATAACGAAGCATGGTCTGTCTTAAAATATCAGGTTGAAAACACGAATAAATCCCGACCTGTTTCTCCGGGGTACCCGTACTTATCTGAAACGTTTGCAAAAGATGTTATCTTGAAAATCGGTCAAAATAAAGCAACAGATGAAGCGACAATTAAGCAATATTTGGATGATGCTGTGAAAAAGATTGATTTGGAATTTGAAAAGTATCAGAAGTGA